A window of bacterium contains these coding sequences:
- a CDS encoding acetyl-CoA carboxylase carboxyltransferase subunit alpha, with protein sequence MSRKFEHIPSDLFLKCPQCKRILVSSEVVENFRVCPRCNYHFLLSARERLQYTVDEGSFQEYDAELVSKDPLSFPQYQEKLISAREKTSLNDAIIYGTATIDSIPCVIIITDFSFMGGSMGWVVGEKVKRAMELARDKSLPVVMISGSGGGARMQEGIISLMQMAKTASAVGKFHSAKVPYIAVLTNPTMAGVLASFASLGDVNIAEPGALIGFTGPRVIEQTLKIKLPPDFQSSEFQLEHGFLDMVVPRKDLRETIVRLLRLFLQKTKPREKTPITAPSLSPEDIPLLPEFERPIAEVMLKLKKLENLAIEEKLNRREEIEELKRKAEELTRKAYRNLTRWQKVQVARHPLRPYTLDYAELIFDDFIELHGDRLMGDDPAIVGGLASLNGQTVVFIGHQKGRTTKERRWRNFGSARPEGYHKALRLMKMAEKFGFPVLTFLDTPGAACLTEAEERGIAQAIARNLQEMSKLRTPIIVSVIGEGGSGGAIGIGLGDRLLMQENAYYSVISPESCAAIIWRDAKRAAEAAEALKLSAQDLYSLGVADEIVPEPEGGAHRDWEKSAQLLKEAILRHLEELQSIPLDELIQKRYEKYSNY encoded by the coding sequence ATGTCAAGGAAGTTTGAGCATATTCCCTCCGACCTTTTTTTAAAATGTCCTCAATGTAAAAGAATATTGGTCTCAAGCGAAGTTGTGGAGAACTTCCGAGTCTGCCCTCGCTGTAATTACCATTTCCTTTTATCGGCGAGGGAAAGGCTTCAATATACTGTGGATGAGGGAAGCTTTCAGGAATACGATGCGGAGCTCGTCTCCAAAGACCCTTTATCTTTCCCTCAATATCAGGAAAAGCTCATTTCCGCGAGGGAAAAGACGAGTTTGAACGATGCGATAATCTACGGAACAGCAACGATTGACTCCATCCCCTGCGTTATCATAATAACCGACTTCTCCTTCATGGGAGGAAGTATGGGCTGGGTTGTTGGAGAGAAGGTGAAGAGGGCGATGGAGCTGGCAAGGGATAAATCTTTGCCCGTAGTGATGATTTCCGGCTCCGGTGGAGGGGCGAGGATGCAGGAAGGGATAATCTCCCTTATGCAGATGGCGAAAACGGCTTCTGCAGTCGGCAAGTTCCACTCCGCAAAGGTCCCTTATATAGCGGTTCTGACAAATCCTACAATGGCTGGTGTGCTCGCTTCCTTTGCCTCGTTAGGTGATGTTAACATCGCGGAACCGGGCGCTTTAATTGGATTCACCGGTCCGAGAGTGATTGAACAAACCTTAAAGATAAAGCTTCCTCCCGATTTCCAATCCTCCGAGTTTCAATTGGAACACGGTTTCTTGGATATGGTCGTTCCACGCAAGGATTTGAGGGAAACAATTGTTCGCCTCCTTCGTTTATTCCTACAGAAGACCAAGCCGAGGGAAAAAACCCCCATCACTGCGCCTTCCCTTTCCCCCGAGGATATTCCTCTTCTTCCCGAATTCGAGCGTCCCATCGCGGAGGTTATGTTGAAATTGAAGAAGCTTGAGAATCTCGCGATTGAGGAGAAGTTAAACAGGAGAGAGGAAATAGAAGAGCTAAAGAGAAAAGCAGAAGAATTGACCCGCAAAGCTTATCGCAATCTAACTCGTTGGCAGAAGGTGCAAGTTGCTCGTCATCCCCTGCGCCCCTACACGCTTGATTACGCGGAATTGATATTTGATGATTTCATAGAACTGCATGGCGATAGACTTATGGGGGATGACCCTGCAATCGTTGGTGGGCTGGCGAGCTTGAATGGTCAAACTGTTGTCTTCATCGGACACCAAAAGGGCAGGACGACGAAGGAAAGACGCTGGCGAAATTTCGGTTCAGCTCGTCCAGAGGGTTATCACAAAGCTCTTCGTCTTATGAAGATGGCGGAGAAATTCGGTTTCCCCGTCTTGACCTTCTTGGATACGCCAGGCGCAGCTTGTTTAACCGAGGCAGAAGAGAGAGGAATTGCCCAAGCTATAGCGCGCAACTTGCAAGAGATGTCCAAATTGAGGACTCCTATAATAGTTTCCGTAATAGGGGAAGGAGGTTCGGGTGGAGCGATAGGGATTGGCTTGGGCGATAGATTGCTGATGCAGGAGAACGCTTATTATTCGGTAATATCCCCTGAATCCTGTGCCGCCATAATTTGGAGAGATGCCAAAAGAGCAGCCGAGGCGGCGGAGGCATTGAAGCTGAGCGCTCAGGACCTCTACAGTTTGGGGGTTGCAGATGAGATAGTTCCCGAGCCGGAAGGAGGAGCACATAGAGATTGGGAAAAAAGCGCCCAGCTTCTCAAAGAAGCCATTCTAAGACACTTAGAAGAGCTCCAAAGCATCCCACTAGATGAACTAATCCAAAAAAGATACGAAAAATACAGTAATTATTGA
- the pheA gene encoding prephenate dehydratase, giving the protein MELEDIRRKIDEIDEKLVDLLSQRAELAKQASALKGERVFDASREEEVIRHILSLNKGPISNEELTYLFREIISICRRLEKPLKIAYWGPEGTFTHLAAIKRFGSSADYVACERLEDVFEEVLRGSADLGVVPVENSTEGVVARTLDIFQEIEGLKICGEMVIPIRHLLLSPADSLKKIKRVYSVPQALGQCRRWLRENLPNVEIIETATTAKAAQMCKEDPQGAAIGSEAAKEIYDLNVLAEGIEDVPGNSTRFLVIGKEETAPTGKDKTTIIFAVKHKAGALYRALSAFDKYDVNLTMLESRPSRRTSWEYVFFADFQGHIKEERVKKALDKLSEEALFIKVLGSYPEANRE; this is encoded by the coding sequence ATGGAACTGGAAGACATAAGGAGAAAAATAGACGAGATAGACGAGAAATTGGTAGACCTCCTTTCCCAAAGGGCTGAGCTCGCTAAGCAGGCTTCCGCCCTTAAAGGGGAAAGGGTCTTTGACGCTAGCAGGGAAGAGGAAGTTATAAGACATATCCTCTCCCTCAACAAGGGACCCATATCCAATGAAGAGCTAACATATCTATTTAGAGAGATTATATCAATTTGTCGGCGTTTGGAAAAGCCATTAAAAATCGCTTATTGGGGTCCAGAGGGAACTTTTACTCATCTCGCTGCCATTAAAAGATTCGGAAGCTCAGCGGATTATGTTGCCTGTGAGAGGCTTGAGGATGTTTTTGAAGAAGTGCTCAGGGGAAGTGCTGATTTGGGGGTTGTGCCAGTTGAGAACTCAACGGAAGGAGTAGTGGCGAGGACATTGGATATTTTCCAGGAAATAGAGGGGTTGAAAATATGTGGCGAGATGGTCATCCCCATCCGCCATCTTCTTCTTTCCCCCGCTGATAGTTTGAAGAAAATTAAGAGGGTCTATTCCGTCCCTCAGGCATTGGGGCAGTGTCGCAGATGGTTGAGAGAGAATCTGCCCAATGTAGAGATTATAGAGACCGCTACCACTGCAAAGGCGGCGCAAATGTGCAAAGAAGACCCCCAAGGGGCAGCTATAGGAAGCGAAGCGGCAAAGGAGATATACGATTTAAATGTGCTTGCGGAAGGAATAGAGGATGTCCCGGGAAACAGCACGAGATTCTTGGTAATAGGAAAGGAGGAAACAGCTCCCACTGGAAAGGATAAAACGACGATTATATTTGCGGTTAAGCATAAGGCAGGTGCTCTTTATAGGGCTCTTTCCGCTTTTGATAAATACGATGTAAACCTCACGATGCTTGAATCCCGTCCCTCCCGTCGGACCTCCTGGGAATATGTCTTCTTTGCTGATTTTCAAGGGCATATAAAAGAAGAGAGGGTAAAGAAGGCGCTGGATAAGCTATCGGAGGAAGCTCTTTTCATCAAAGTTCTTGGTTCTTATCCTGAGGCAAACAGAGAATAA
- a CDS encoding HlyC/CorC family transporter, whose product MDDSSLLIWLLVVVVIIFNGLLAAAEIGVISLRKSRLMYLGDVDKRARVISQLLEKPENFFASLQVWVTLCSVAGGALATLISMKLFKPILGENSEELSALFGSLLMTLILVLFGELVPKNLALKKAEAFSLLSARFIKFLYLLAYPFVKPLAIISGWIASLIGGAKDEQMGTITEEEIQILLEEGSKEGNIEEEEKEMIASIFDFTDTTAREIMVPRIDVVGVEADDSVEKVLDIVSRTGYSRLPVYRENMDNIIGIVHAKDAIRRFKEGKRTLPAKRIARPAYFVPESKKIDELLKEMQRNKTQMAIVVDEYGGTAGIVTLEDILEEIVGEIEDEYDKESEWIEKIDENTAIVDARALIEDVNEELGLSLSDEEADTLGGLVYALLGKVPEEGESVELDSLTLTVEKTDGRRITKVRITKKEKPTGEEEEAN is encoded by the coding sequence TTGGACGATTCAAGTTTATTGATTTGGCTTTTAGTCGTTGTGGTCATCATATTCAATGGGTTGCTTGCAGCGGCGGAGATTGGGGTTATCTCATTGAGAAAGAGCAGGCTGATGTATCTGGGTGATGTGGATAAAAGAGCGCGTGTAATTTCCCAACTCTTGGAAAAACCAGAGAACTTTTTCGCTTCCCTTCAAGTGTGGGTAACTTTATGCAGTGTTGCGGGCGGTGCCCTCGCAACCCTTATATCAATGAAACTATTCAAACCGATTCTCGGGGAAAATTCTGAGGAATTATCTGCCCTCTTTGGCTCCCTTCTTATGACCCTTATCCTCGTCCTCTTCGGTGAGCTCGTGCCGAAGAATTTAGCCCTTAAAAAGGCGGAGGCTTTCTCTCTTTTATCAGCGAGGTTCATAAAATTCCTCTACTTACTTGCCTATCCCTTTGTGAAACCTCTTGCGATAATAAGCGGATGGATAGCTTCCTTAATTGGTGGAGCGAAGGACGAGCAAATGGGCACGATAACCGAGGAGGAAATCCAGATTCTTTTGGAGGAAGGCTCCAAGGAAGGGAATATAGAGGAAGAGGAAAAGGAAATGATTGCTTCAATATTTGATTTCACGGATACAACGGCGAGGGAGATAATGGTTCCAAGGATAGATGTGGTGGGGGTGGAGGCTGATGATAGTGTGGAGAAAGTTTTGGATATAGTCTCTCGCACAGGTTACTCTCGCCTTCCTGTTTACCGAGAGAATATGGATAACATCATAGGCATAGTTCACGCCAAGGATGCTATAAGGCGGTTCAAGGAGGGGAAACGCACTCTACCTGCCAAACGCATTGCTCGCCCTGCCTACTTCGTGCCTGAATCAAAGAAAATTGACGAGTTGCTCAAAGAGATGCAGAGAAATAAGACTCAAATGGCAATAGTTGTTGATGAATACGGTGGGACAGCAGGAATAGTCACTTTAGAGGATATTTTGGAGGAAATCGTTGGCGAGATAGAGGATGAATACGATAAGGAAAGCGAATGGATAGAAAAGATAGATGAAAATACAGCAATTGTAGATGCTCGGGCGCTTATAGAGGATGTGAACGAAGAGCTTGGACTTTCCCTATCCGATGAGGAAGCGGATACCCTTGGAGGTTTAGTTTACGCTCTATTGGGTAAAGTTCCAGAGGAAGGGGAAAGCGTTGAATTGGATTCCCTCACGCTCACCGTGGAGAAAACGGACGGAAGGCGAATAACAAAGGTTAGGATAACCAAGAAAGAAAAGCCAACAGGGGAAGAAGAGGAAGCGAATTAG
- a CDS encoding TPM domain-containing protein, with protein MLNQKSALKDVNTLKRGAFLLLLFISLLSFPIKYPSPVGFVNDFAGVIDEESKRKMEEIIKFVEEKTSAEMAVVTIKSLEGETVEGYANQLFNKWGIGKKKEDNGVLILIAIKERKIRIEVGYGLEPILPDGLCGEIIRKDMVPLLKEGKYGEALLRATERVAEVITTKYKVALPEEYQPIPTLPKSPNLLDTLFSFALMFFLVFPLIFLIIGLIVAKTGFLAGLKIFLFFVFFGVFATALFIAFVIEPLSKGLGIEKGPLVFLGIFYLFQILFIYRLFRFPYLHAKSRKKGKKEKITGFWSIFGSGGGGGFFGGGGFGGGGGFGGFGGGSSGGGGASGSW; from the coding sequence ATGTTAAATCAAAAAAGCGCTCTTAAAGATGTGAATACTCTCAAAAGGGGAGCTTTTCTGCTTCTTCTCTTTATTTCCCTTTTATCCTTCCCCATTAAATATCCTTCGCCCGTGGGCTTCGTCAACGATTTCGCCGGCGTTATTGATGAGGAATCTAAAAGGAAAATGGAGGAGATAATAAAATTCGTTGAGGAGAAAACCAGCGCTGAGATGGCAGTGGTGACTATAAAGAGCCTTGAAGGGGAAACAGTTGAGGGATACGCCAATCAGCTCTTCAATAAATGGGGAATTGGAAAGAAAAAAGAGGATAATGGGGTGCTCATATTAATCGCTATAAAGGAAAGGAAGATAAGAATAGAGGTGGGATATGGGTTAGAACCGATTTTACCCGACGGGCTTTGTGGGGAGATAATAAGAAAGGATATGGTTCCATTATTAAAAGAAGGGAAATACGGGGAAGCTCTATTGAGGGCTACGGAAAGAGTCGCTGAGGTTATCACTACTAAATACAAAGTTGCCCTGCCTGAGGAATACCAACCAATCCCCACACTTCCAAAAAGCCCTAATTTGCTTGATACTCTTTTTTCTTTTGCTCTTATGTTTTTCCTCGTGTTCCCTTTGATTTTTCTTATAATTGGGCTTATCGTTGCCAAGACCGGCTTTTTAGCGGGGCTTAAAATCTTTCTATTTTTTGTGTTTTTTGGTGTATTTGCAACTGCACTTTTTATCGCTTTTGTCATTGAGCCACTTTCAAAGGGTTTGGGGATAGAAAAAGGACCTCTTGTTTTCTTGGGAATCTTTTATCTATTCCAGATTTTATTTATATACAGACTCTTTCGCTTCCCTTATCTACACGCTAAGTCAAGAAAAAAAGGGAAGAAGGAAAAGATCACGGGTTTCTGGTCTATTTTCGGGTCAGGTGGCGGCGGCGGTTTCTTCGGGGGAGGTGGTTTCGGTGGTGGAGGAGGATTCGGCGGTTTCGGGGGAGGTTCAAGCGGAGGCGGAGGAGCCTCCGGAAGCTGGTGA
- a CDS encoding LemA family protein: MRKSLAIFIIVLLLCVFLYAIVKVQYNHIVYLDQQVRERWAQVENVLQRRNDLIPNLVATVKGYAKHEKEIFEKVAEARAKLAGARTVEERARAEYELSGALNRLLMIVENYPQLKASENFLRLQDELAGTENRIAVERMRYNEAVREYNRAVKSIPIVFFMRFLPFDKEKPYFQAEATASKPPKVEF, from the coding sequence ATGAGAAAATCTCTTGCCATTTTCATAATCGTTCTCCTTCTCTGCGTTTTCCTCTACGCTATTGTTAAGGTGCAATACAATCACATCGTTTATCTTGACCAACAGGTTAGGGAGAGATGGGCACAGGTGGAAAATGTCCTCCAGAGGAGAAACGATTTAATTCCCAACCTCGTAGCGACTGTAAAGGGCTATGCGAAACATGAGAAGGAGATTTTTGAGAAAGTCGCGGAGGCAAGGGCTAAGCTGGCGGGGGCGAGGACTGTGGAAGAAAGGGCAAGGGCTGAGTATGAGCTAAGCGGAGCATTGAACAGGCTCTTGATGATAGTGGAGAACTATCCCCAATTGAAAGCATCTGAGAATTTCCTTCGCCTGCAGGACGAGCTGGCTGGAACAGAGAACCGCATCGCAGTGGAGAGAATGAGATATAATGAAGCTGTTAGGGAGTATAATAGAGCGGTGAAGAGCATACCAATCGTCTTCTTTATGCGTTTCCTTCCGTTCGATAAAGAGAAGCCTTATTTCCAAGCAGAGGCAACTGCAAGCAAGCCGCCGAAGGTAGAATTCTAA
- a CDS encoding DUF2330 domain-containing protein, whose product MGRKLLWTFLIALGAFLYADGGFVWDIDTEPSIDDADQKAIILYNKGWETLIISISYRGIESNFAWLLPTPAPPEVSVAPRDIFNEVDRIATQIKEDVKDITLDSLPLNSGVGDVKVRERKQIGLYDIAVISSDDPNALFRWCQSQGFVISSTALPIIKYYIDRGWCFTAVRINGHGMGRMGVLEGEFAPIQLKFPSKRIVYPLKISYINRFSLSPRVAIYDEICGHPVLFGKEKEELAKKVWERVMDDITNQRQFEGSILYRLGFMELQNAYQTALMQGNPQLLQPLVELYIKEDAEKLSDKERNLLVLYVIAPFKVEIGKETNAQLSSFLEIPYSFKVKTKTIGEYLVHNGEDDFPLPKKAFITKVYGNPFFASFQDDLILVRSLESLKFSAFLIIFFGSLIFVIVGGHLQHNRLQVISEDLREELKKLKALWEERGSVIMRLMNIVFDYVKDKSLLEEIARAERLFLQGETLQEKAKWEMEMKVLLERLFKILDDLKDVKIEEASLLRERLLKMERDISLQMIKCGKLAKEYEKLSRSIPIVFFLKKESNLFT is encoded by the coding sequence ATGGGTAGAAAGTTATTGTGGACTTTCCTCATTGCCCTCGGTGCCTTTCTCTACGCCGATGGCGGTTTCGTGTGGGATATTGACACTGAACCAAGCATTGACGATGCCGACCAGAAAGCGATTATACTCTACAATAAAGGTTGGGAAACACTCATAATCTCCATCAGCTACCGAGGAATAGAATCCAACTTCGCCTGGCTTTTGCCCACTCCCGCACCTCCAGAGGTATCAGTTGCCCCACGCGATATATTCAACGAAGTTGACAGGATTGCCACCCAAATCAAGGAAGATGTAAAGGACATCACTTTGGATTCTTTACCCCTCAATAGTGGGGTAGGGGATGTAAAAGTGAGGGAGAGAAAACAAATAGGATTATATGATATAGCCGTTATCTCCTCGGACGACCCAAATGCTCTATTCCGGTGGTGCCAAAGTCAAGGCTTCGTCATCTCTTCCACTGCGCTTCCAATCATAAAGTATTACATAGATAGAGGCTGGTGCTTCACCGCTGTGAGGATAAACGGCCATGGGATGGGAAGAATGGGGGTATTGGAAGGGGAATTCGCCCCTATCCAGCTGAAATTTCCCTCTAAACGCATAGTTTATCCCCTAAAAATAAGCTACATAAATAGATTCTCCCTCAGCCCGAGGGTAGCCATTTACGATGAGATATGTGGTCATCCTGTGCTTTTCGGAAAGGAGAAGGAAGAGTTAGCGAAAAAGGTTTGGGAGAGAGTGATGGATGATATAACAAATCAAAGGCAGTTTGAGGGGAGCATACTTTATCGTCTCGGCTTTATGGAACTTCAAAATGCATATCAAACTGCTCTTATGCAGGGAAACCCTCAATTGCTCCAACCACTTGTTGAACTATATATAAAGGAGGACGCCGAGAAGCTGAGCGATAAAGAACGCAACTTGTTAGTTCTCTATGTCATCGCCCCTTTCAAGGTGGAAATAGGAAAGGAAACGAACGCCCAGCTTTCCAGCTTCCTTGAGATACCTTATTCGTTTAAAGTGAAGACAAAGACGATTGGAGAATATTTGGTTCACAATGGTGAGGATGACTTTCCCCTTCCGAAGAAAGCATTCATAACGAAGGTTTACGGCAATCCCTTCTTTGCCTCCTTCCAAGATGACCTAATCTTGGTCCGTTCCTTGGAAAGCCTGAAATTTTCCGCCTTCCTTATCATCTTCTTCGGCTCACTTATATTCGTCATTGTGGGAGGACATCTCCAACACAATCGTCTACAAGTTATCTCTGAGGATTTAAGAGAAGAGTTGAAAAAACTTAAAGCGTTGTGGGAGGAAAGGGGAAGTGTCATAATGAGATTGATGAATATTGTTTTTGATTATGTGAAGGATAAATCGCTATTAGAGGAAATTGCAAGAGCAGAACGGCTTTTCCTTCAAGGGGAAACGCTTCAGGAAAAGGCTAAATGGGAAATGGAGATGAAGGTTCTTCTTGAGAGATTATTCAAAATATTGGACGATTTGAAAGATGTCAAAATAGAGGAAGCTTCACTATTGCGTGAGCGATTGCTGAAAATGGAGAGGGATATCTCGCTTCAAATGATAAAATGTGGGAAATTGGCTAAAGAGTACGAGAAGCTATCAAGAAGCATACCGATTGTGTTTTTCCTAAAGAAAGAGAGTAACTTATTCACATAG
- a CDS encoding DUF2330 domain-containing protein — protein MITFFLFADGGFLSKSPLYLEAEDQTALIYFSNNRETLILSTSYTGKAADFSWLIPTPSKPKVSKPPKNILKEVEKLYTTIEEARRMAQIKSSIPVMGGPEMMTKVLERKKLGYYDIAVLSSPSPDELYKWCQKEGYKLPALSPSIIKPYTDKGWYFVAVKLDLKVFGREKVEGELEPIRLDFSSEKIVFPALLTKLNRYQIDPKLENYDLWWKKEVSIPTFSISSYALDPEISRIPFVEAVAKQTRKDIIERKPFEKSLLYRLGHNDLATKLGYEEVLRGNLELEEFIKRISFDIQFNLVDSSQKERFYATIYILSPYRVAFDDTKAGNGEDELFAVPHIYEVSPHQIKTHLTDEKGKPLFNPKGNMFLTKYDIFAKLSTIKDDFYFLKSNEMEASAFSSTWEIETGQRKRTMLEFTMERYFKPFFSALNNVLWFVYLSILAFLVNPFVILFFIFSIAYKKHPSFTINASRLTSQFLAFLWFLVSAIILFLINFYNADVELEKINPVAYLWNTRGYPLYVLSSFLVIYAGILVFALLNKKEAKKG, from the coding sequence ATGATTACTTTCTTTTTATTCGCCGATGGCGGCTTTCTAAGCAAATCCCCCCTGTATTTAGAAGCAGAAGACCAGACGGCGCTTATTTATTTCTCCAACAATAGGGAAACCCTCATCCTATCAACTTCATACACGGGAAAAGCAGCCGACTTCTCATGGCTCATTCCCACTCCCTCCAAGCCAAAAGTTTCAAAGCCTCCGAAGAATATACTCAAAGAGGTTGAAAAGCTTTATACGACTATTGAGGAAGCGAGAAGGATGGCACAAATCAAATCCAGTATACCAGTTATGGGCGGACCCGAAATGATGACTAAAGTTTTGGAGAGAAAAAAGTTGGGATATTACGATATAGCTGTTCTTTCCTCTCCTTCCCCGGATGAGCTTTATAAATGGTGCCAAAAAGAAGGGTATAAATTGCCAGCCTTATCCCCCTCAATAATCAAGCCCTATACGGATAAAGGGTGGTATTTCGTCGCCGTCAAGCTGGATTTGAAAGTTTTCGGTAGGGAGAAAGTGGAAGGAGAATTGGAGCCAATCAGATTGGACTTCTCTTCTGAGAAGATTGTTTTCCCCGCCCTGCTTACCAAATTAAATCGCTACCAAATTGACCCGAAGCTGGAGAATTATGATTTATGGTGGAAAAAGGAAGTGAGTATTCCTACCTTCTCCATTAGCTCCTACGCCTTAGACCCCGAGATATCCCGTATCCCCTTTGTGGAGGCTGTAGCTAAGCAGACGAGAAAGGATATAATTGAGAGAAAACCTTTTGAAAAATCCCTTCTATATCGGTTGGGGCACAACGATTTGGCGACTAAACTTGGATACGAGGAGGTTCTAAGAGGCAATCTGGAATTGGAGGAATTCATTAAAAGGATTTCCTTTGACATTCAATTTAACTTGGTTGATTCGTCCCAAAAGGAAAGGTTTTACGCCACCATCTATATTCTCTCTCCCTATAGAGTAGCTTTTGATGATACAAAAGCGGGAAACGGGGAAGACGAGTTATTCGCTGTCCCCCATATTTACGAAGTTTCACCCCATCAAATCAAGACGCATTTGACAGATGAAAAAGGAAAGCCGCTCTTCAATCCCAAAGGAAATATGTTTCTAACTAAATACGATATTTTTGCTAAACTATCCACTATCAAAGACGACTTTTATTTCCTGAAATCAAATGAAATGGAGGCTTCGGCATTTTCTTCCACTTGGGAAATAGAGACAGGGCAGAGGAAAAGGACGATGTTGGAGTTTACTATGGAAAGATATTTTAAGCCCTTTTTCTCCGCCCTCAATAATGTCCTTTGGTTCGTCTACCTCTCCATCTTGGCATTCCTCGTTAATCCTTTCGTGATTCTCTTCTTTATCTTCTCCATAGCTTATAAAAAGCATCCAAGCTTCACGATAAACGCATCAAGATTGACTTCCCAATTCCTTGCTTTTCTCTGGTTTTTGGTCTCCGCTATAATCCTTTTTCTCATCAATTTTTACAACGCCGATGTGGAACTGGAGAAAATAAACCCAGTTGCCTATTTATGGAACACAAGAGGATATCCGCTATATGTTTTGTCTTCCTTCCTTGTTATCTATGCGGGTATCCTCGTATTTGCTTTACTAAATAAAAAGGAGGCGAAAAAGGGATGA
- a CDS encoding DUF2330 domain-containing protein — MRKLLPLLFLAILSFADGFIIWKETSPLERADQRAFIYYDEGKETLILSISYRGAGNDFAWLIPTPSVPIVSKAPDDFFQRLDAMLIALGGYPEIRAGHWGNEEAGIPMGDADIEVISRQKIGIYDVAVIKSTDPYALKNWLDKEGYKLPSSAPNILKPYIEKKWCFVVVKISKDEFQGRRVGEGNLNPIRIDFATSTILYPLRVSFLNREYLSSNISKIDSYVGHIVIFGKEWEVTTNRIMEKLKNEVAKRTPFENTHLQLLGFDELKKPYLKWIKGEMEQEDFLNLVRMVIANRLLEIAEREQNQIEVIVVAPYRVSPSRKISDTLRDSFRVVVSFDIKPGVLEKYLVDKNKKPLFHPRQSLYLTRLSAKVPFALLTDDLVLEKTTKISSLPEIAH; from the coding sequence ATGAGAAAACTCCTTCCCCTCCTCTTTTTAGCCATTCTCTCGTTCGCAGATGGGTTTATCATCTGGAAGGAAACATCCCCTTTAGAGAGGGCGGACCAGCGTGCCTTCATCTATTATGATGAGGGCAAGGAAACCCTCATCCTTTCCATCAGTTATAGGGGAGCGGGAAACGATTTTGCCTGGCTGATTCCAACTCCTTCAGTTCCCATTGTTTCAAAGGCACCCGACGACTTCTTCCAACGGCTTGACGCAATGCTGATTGCCCTTGGTGGCTATCCTGAAATTAGAGCAGGACATTGGGGAAATGAGGAAGCAGGCATCCCGATGGGAGATGCGGATATTGAGGTCATCTCACGACAGAAGATAGGAATTTACGATGTAGCGGTCATTAAATCAACCGACCCATACGCTCTCAAAAACTGGTTGGATAAAGAAGGCTACAAGCTTCCCTCTTCCGCACCTAACATTTTAAAGCCATATATAGAAAAGAAATGGTGTTTCGTTGTGGTGAAAATATCTAAAGACGAATTTCAGGGTAGAAGAGTAGGGGAGGGGAATCTTAACCCAATAAGGATAGACTTTGCTACATCTACAATCCTTTATCCCCTTCGCGTCAGCTTCTTGAATAGGGAATATTTGAGCTCAAACATCAGCAAAATAGACTCCTATGTTGGGCACATCGTCATATTCGGGAAGGAATGGGAGGTAACAACAAATAGGATAATGGAAAAGCTCAAAAACGAAGTTGCAAAAAGGACTCCATTTGAGAACACCCATCTTCAGCTTCTCGGTTTTGACGAGCTGAAGAAACCCTACCTGAAGTGGATAAAGGGGGAGATGGAGCAAGAGGATTTTTTGAATTTAGTGAGGATGGTCATAGCCAATAGACTTTTGGAAATCGCGGAAAGAGAGCAAAATCAAATTGAAGTGATAGTGGTTGCTCCCTATAGAGTTTCCCCTTCGAGGAAGATATCAGATACCTTGAGGGATTCCTTTAGAGTAGTTGTTTCCTTTGATATCAAACCCGGCGTTTTGGAGAAATATTTGGTTGACAAGAATAAAAAACCCCTATTCCATCCCCGTCAGAGCCTTTATCTAACTCGCCTCTCCGCCAAAGTTCCTTTCGCTCTCTTGACCGATGACCTCGTTTTGGAGAAAACCACAAAGATTTCCTCCCTTCCCGAGATAGCCCATTGA